Within Burkholderia diffusa, the genomic segment GTTCGAGATCCTCGAGAAACGCTTCGACGAGCGGATCGCCGCGCCCGTCGCGCGCCACGACCATGTGGAACGTGACCTCGTAATGCAACCGATCCGGGTTGAGCGGCGCGAGGAGCCCCTGCGTGACATACGGCGCCGCGAAGTGCTGCGGCAGATAGCCGAGGTGGTGGCCTGACAGGATCAGCAGCGCGACCGCCTCCATGTTGTCGGCGGTCGCGGTCACGCGATCGGGCGTCGTGGACATCTGCGCCTCCGGCAGCGGATACGAGCGCCAGGCCCATTCGAATCCCGCGACGTCGGCCGGCGTCAGCCCGCCGGCGCGTTCGAACAGCGGATGGCCGCGACCGCAGTACGCGACCTGCCGCTCGATGAACAGCGGCGTGTAGTGCAGCGTCGGCACGCGATGCCAGAAGTAGCCGACCGCGATCTGGATCTCGCCGCTGAGCAGTTTCTCCTCGAGATCGCCCGGCGCGCGCACCGAGATCGAGAAGCGCACGGCCTCGTCACGCGTGCGGAACGCGGCGATCGCCTCGGCGATCCGCGCGTTCTGGCTGACCGGCGTATGGCCAATCAGGCCGATATTCAGCGTACCGACCAGTTGGCGGTCCATGTGCCGCGCGGCTATCCCGAATTCGTCGAGCGCGGCGAGCAGCTTGCGGCTCATCGCGTGGAACCGCTCGCCCTTCGGCGTGAGCCGGAAGCCGCTGCGGCCGCGCTCGCAGAGCCGGTAGCCGAGCCGCGTCTCGAGCGACGACAGTTGCGCGCTGATCGTCGACTGGCCGACGTTCAGCATCGCCTGCGCGGCCGACACGCCGCCCGCGTCCGTGACCGCGAGAAACACGCGGATCAACCGCAGATCGAGGGTCGACAGATTCCCCAGCACGCTATTCCCCTTCCATACATCGATGAAAATCGATGTTTACGTCGATATCTTCGCATTCTTCTTTCCGGCCGGACGCGTAAAACTATGCGCCAAGCCGCGTCGAATGATACGGCACCCCACATCGGAAGAGACAAGCCCATGAACGACCACACCCATTTCCAGCCGCTTGGCGGCAATGAAATGCCGCGCAGCGGCGGCATCGCGACGATGATGCGCCTGCCGCACGTGACGAGCGCCGCCGGCCTCGACGCGTGTTTCGTCGGCGTGCCGTTCGACCTCGGCACCTCCAACCGCACCGGCGCACGCTTCGGCCCGCGCCAGATCCGCACGGAATCCGTGCTGCTGCGCCCGTACAACATGGCCACGCGCGCCGCGCCGTTCGATTCGCTGCAGATCGCCGACATCGGCGACGTCGCGATCAACCCGTACAACCTGCACGACTCCATCGCGCGCATCGAGACCGCATACGACGCGATTCTCGCGCACGACTGCAAGCCGATCACGCTCGGCGGCGACCACACGATCGCGCTGCCGATCCTGCGCGCGATCCACCGCAAGCACGGCAAGGTTGCATTGATCCACGTCGATGCACATGCCGACGTGAACGATACGATGATGGGCGAAAAGATCGCGCACGGCACGCCGTTCCGTCGCGCGGTGGAGGAAGGCCTGCTGCACGGCGACAAGGTCACGCAGATCGGCCTGCGCGGCACCGGCTACGCCGCCGAGGATTTCGACTGGTGCCGCGAGCAAGGCTTCCGCGTGGTCCAGGCCGAGGAATGCTGGAACAAGTCGCTCGCGCCGCTGATGGAAGAAGTGCGTGCGCGCATCGGCGACACGCCCGTCTACATCAGCTTCGACATCGACGGCATTGACCCGGCCTACGCACCGGGCACCGGCACACCGGAAATCGCGGGTCTCACGGTGCCGCAGGCGCTCGAGATCATCCGCGGCGCGAAGGGGCTGAACATCGTCGGTTGCGATCTCGTCGAAGTCGCACCGCCGTACGATCCGTTCGGCACCACGGCCCTGCTCGGCGCGAACCTCGCCTACGAGCTGCTGTGCGTGCTGCCCGGCGTCGCGTACCGCGACTGATCCCGGCA encodes:
- a CDS encoding LysR family transcriptional regulator, which encodes MLGNLSTLDLRLIRVFLAVTDAGGVSAAQAMLNVGQSTISAQLSSLETRLGYRLCERGRSGFRLTPKGERFHAMSRKLLAALDEFGIAARHMDRQLVGTLNIGLIGHTPVSQNARIAEAIAAFRTRDEAVRFSISVRAPGDLEEKLLSGEIQIAVGYFWHRVPTLHYTPLFIERQVAYCGRGHPLFERAGGLTPADVAGFEWAWRSYPLPEAQMSTTPDRVTATADNMEAVALLILSGHHLGYLPQHFAAPYVTQGLLAPLNPDRLHYEVTFHMVVARDGRGDPLVEAFLEDLERAHQSPDVV
- the speB gene encoding agmatinase, whose product is MNDHTHFQPLGGNEMPRSGGIATMMRLPHVTSAAGLDACFVGVPFDLGTSNRTGARFGPRQIRTESVLLRPYNMATRAAPFDSLQIADIGDVAINPYNLHDSIARIETAYDAILAHDCKPITLGGDHTIALPILRAIHRKHGKVALIHVDAHADVNDTMMGEKIAHGTPFRRAVEEGLLHGDKVTQIGLRGTGYAAEDFDWCREQGFRVVQAEECWNKSLAPLMEEVRARIGDTPVYISFDIDGIDPAYAPGTGTPEIAGLTVPQALEIIRGAKGLNIVGCDLVEVAPPYDPFGTTALLGANLAYELLCVLPGVAYRD